The following coding sequences lie in one Ostrea edulis chromosome 8, xbOstEdul1.1, whole genome shotgun sequence genomic window:
- the LOC130049650 gene encoding ATP-dependent DNA helicase RecQ-like codes for MAMEEKIKLCLNEFQIPALKEEQRKILDALLEKRDCLAILPTGFGKSLPYQLLVPLRRCISPDADTPNVLVCAPLIALMEDQVERLKRIKGVRAFIAGKSIDCDDEVKKGQFDYLFGSPELLVGSSEWRSYIHGFNIQTIVIDEFHTIATWGEKEKEDKEAFRKWFGCVGELRSLLPEASVLALSATCTNKIKKRVLKVLSLKAGLLTIQISPNKPNIKLCVEKVPHETDKAFSWIVDSILDGSLQRTLLYCTSINDCSKIYSYLTSELQALGFMKYIEMYHSETPDDKKQTIIEALQQENSQLKLIIATNALGMGIDIRKCHGVIIYGAAKSVLDMVQEIGRVGRDGHPSVALFLYHGYHLSKASEDVKGFLKEQKCHRLTLMGNFLNDEDLKKLELEEVGRHTCCAICHALCKCEKCTYTDLERAFGYSNSHERQTQSESDTHSESDAD; via the exons atggcgaTGGaggagaaaataaaattgtgttTAAACGAATTTCAAATACCTGCGTTAAAAGAGGAACAAAGGAAGATTTTAGATGCATTGTTGGAAAAGAGAGACTGCTTGGCAATTTTACCGACGGGATTCGGAAAATCACTGCCGTACCAACTCCTCGTTCCTTTGAGAAGATGCATAAGTCCAGATGCCGACACACCGAACGTGCTCGTCTGTGCACCTCTAATCGCACTGATGGAAGATCAAGTTGAACGATTAAAGCGTATCAAAGGAGTAAGGGCCTTTATAGCAG GCAAGAGTATTGACTGTGATGATGAGGTGAAGAAAGGGCAGTTTGACTACCTGTTTGGTTCCCCAGAGCTATTAGTAGGAAGCAGTGAATGGAGATCATACATACATGGATTCAACATTCAGACCATAGTCATCGATGAATTCCACACCATTGCTACATG gggtgaaaaagaaaaagaggaTAAGGAAGCATTCAGAAAATGGTTTGGATGTGTTGGAGAACTCAGGTCATTGCTTCCAGAGGCTTCTGTGCTTGCCCTTAGTGCAACATGTAccaacaaaataaagaaaagagtGCTGAAAGTCCTGTCTTTGAAAGCAGGATTGTTGACAATTCAGATTTCGCCAAATAAACCAAACATAAAACTATGTGTTGAAAAAGTGCCACATGAAACAGACAAAGCATTCTCATGGATTGTCGATTCCATATTGGATGGGTCACTACAAAGGACGTTACTGTACTGCACCTCAATAAACGACTGTTCAAAGATATATTCCTATCTTACTTCAGAACTGCAAGCATTAGGATTCATGAAGTACATTGAGATGTACCATTCAGAAACACCTGATGACAAGAAACAAACAATTATTGAGGCACTTCAACAGGAAAACTCTCAGTTAAAGCTCATTATTGCTACAAATGCCCTTGGGATGGGAATTGACATACGGAAGTGTCATGGAGTCATTATATATGGTGCTGCAAAAAGTGTGCTTGATATGGTGCAAGAGATTGGAAGAGTTGGCAGAGATGGCCATCCATCAGTAGCCTTGTTCTTATACCATGGCTATCATCTCAGTAAAGCAAGTGAGGATGTCAAAGGATTTCTTAAGGAGCAAAAATGCCACAGGTTAACATTAATGGGCAATTTCTTGAATGACGAAGACCTTAAAAAGCTTGAACTAGAAGAAGTTGGAAGACATACATGCTGTGCCATTTGCCATGCATTGTGCAAATGtgaaaaatgtacatacactgaCTTAGAGCGTGCATTCGGTTAttcaaattcacatgaaaggCAAACTCAAAGTGAAAGTGACACTCATTCAGAATCTGATGCTGACTGA